A section of the Spirosoma pollinicola genome encodes:
- a CDS encoding BaiN/RdsA family NAD(P)/FAD-dependent oxidoreductase, translated as MSSLNIIVIGGGAAGFFGAITAAETFPEATVTILEKTRTVLNKVRISGGGRCNVTHACFDNRLLVKNYPRGEKPLRPLLSVFDATSTVAWFEKRGVKLKTEADGRMFPGTNTSATIMDCLFQAARKAGVGIRTSCGVSSMMHIEQGRWQLHLLADEIIEADRVLIATGGYPKVDGYEWLPEQSEPLMSPVPSLFTFNVPNNPLLPLAGVAVPDAKVSIIGTKQEQRGPVLITHWGFSGPAILRLSAWAARDLANVDYRFTLRINWVPTLNENELRNTLQDFRQQNGRKQVVSQNPFGLPSRLWEAFATESGISETQRWADLPAKNLNRLSERLTNSQFQVVGKSTFKDEFVTCGGISFGGLDPQTLESKDHPGLYFAGEVLDIDGITGGFNFQSAWTTGYVAGLAIGR; from the coding sequence ATGTCATCGTTGAATATTATCGTTATTGGTGGCGGAGCAGCCGGTTTTTTTGGGGCCATAACAGCCGCCGAAACGTTTCCGGAAGCCACCGTTACCATCCTTGAGAAAACCCGTACTGTACTGAACAAAGTCCGCATTTCGGGTGGAGGACGCTGCAACGTTACCCACGCCTGTTTCGATAATCGGCTGCTGGTGAAAAATTACCCGCGTGGCGAGAAGCCGTTGCGCCCCCTGTTATCTGTGTTCGACGCAACGTCGACCGTTGCCTGGTTCGAAAAACGGGGTGTAAAACTAAAAACAGAAGCCGATGGGCGCATGTTTCCCGGCACCAATACCTCGGCCACGATCATGGATTGTCTGTTCCAGGCTGCCCGTAAAGCGGGCGTTGGTATTCGCACCAGTTGTGGCGTTAGTTCGATGATGCACATAGAACAGGGACGCTGGCAACTGCACTTGCTCGCCGACGAGATTATTGAGGCCGACCGGGTCCTGATTGCGACCGGGGGTTATCCTAAAGTAGACGGGTATGAGTGGCTTCCCGAACAAAGTGAGCCGCTTATGTCGCCGGTACCTTCGCTATTTACTTTCAATGTTCCCAATAATCCACTACTGCCCCTGGCGGGTGTGGCGGTGCCGGATGCAAAAGTCTCTATTATTGGTACCAAGCAGGAGCAGCGCGGGCCTGTGCTGATTACCCACTGGGGATTTAGCGGCCCTGCCATTCTGCGTTTATCAGCCTGGGCAGCCCGCGATCTCGCCAATGTCGACTATCGGTTTACACTGCGCATCAACTGGGTACCAACGCTGAACGAGAACGAATTACGGAATACATTACAGGATTTCCGACAGCAAAACGGGCGCAAACAGGTCGTATCCCAAAATCCGTTTGGCCTCCCCTCCCGCCTTTGGGAAGCATTTGCTACCGAATCGGGTATTTCGGAAACCCAACGCTGGGCTGATTTACCCGCTAAAAACCTTAACCGGCTATCGGAACGACTTACAAACAGCCAGTTTCAGGTTGTTGGGAAGAGCACGTTTAAAGATGAGTTCGTAACCTGCGGAGGTATTTCTTTTGGTGGCCTTGACCCGCAAACCCTTGAGAGTAAAGATCATCCGGGCCTATACTTCGCCGGAGAAGTGCTGGATATTGATGGTATTACGGGTGGTTTCAACTTCCAGAGTGCCTGGACAACGGGCTATGTGGCAGGACTCGCTATTGGGCGTTAA
- a CDS encoding bifunctional riboflavin kinase/FAD synthetase yields the protein MIIYNGLDAIQPLPNAVVTSGTFDGVHRGHQTILSRLTEVAQASGGESVLITYWPHPRTVVSNDSQNLKLLTTLEEKIELLDQAGVDYLVVIPFTRSFSELTSEEYIQQILIDKIGTKKLVIGYDHRFGRDREGGFDYIQAHQNEYGFEVEEIPRQDVEAVGVSSSKIRAALNEGNIHTANRFLGRPYSLTGTIVKGRQLGRTIGFPTANMQVDDPAKLIPANGVYAVDVNYAGQTFGGMLNIGFRPTVAGTHQTIETYIFDFDKDIYGEHMTLRFREFLRPEKKFEGLPALVAQLKLDEESARAVLKP from the coding sequence ATGATTATTTATAACGGCCTCGATGCTATTCAACCGCTGCCCAACGCCGTTGTCACGAGCGGTACGTTTGATGGCGTTCACCGTGGACACCAGACAATTTTGTCGCGGCTGACAGAAGTTGCACAGGCAAGCGGGGGCGAATCTGTCCTGATAACCTACTGGCCGCACCCGCGCACAGTGGTGTCAAATGACAGCCAGAACCTGAAACTACTGACAACGCTCGAGGAGAAAATCGAACTTCTCGATCAGGCGGGCGTCGATTATCTGGTCGTTATTCCCTTTACACGCTCCTTTTCCGAACTAACTTCGGAGGAGTATATTCAGCAAATTCTGATTGATAAAATCGGTACCAAAAAGCTGGTTATTGGCTATGACCATCGGTTTGGGCGAGATCGGGAAGGTGGTTTCGACTATATCCAAGCGCACCAGAATGAGTATGGTTTCGAGGTAGAGGAGATTCCGCGTCAGGATGTGGAAGCCGTTGGGGTTAGTTCCTCAAAAATTCGGGCTGCTCTGAACGAAGGCAATATTCATACGGCCAATCGCTTTCTGGGGAGGCCGTATAGCCTGACCGGCACCATTGTGAAAGGCCGACAGCTTGGCCGTACCATTGGCTTCCCAACGGCCAACATGCAGGTAGATGATCCGGCCAAGCTTATTCCGGCCAATGGCGTCTATGCTGTTGACGTTAACTATGCCGGACAAACGTTCGGTGGTATGTTGAATATTGGTTTTCGCCCTACGGTTGCCGGTACGCACCAAACGATCGAAACGTATATTTTTGATTTTGATAAAGATATTTACGGGGAGCACATGACGCTTCGCTTCAGGGAATTTCTTCGCCCAGAGAAGAAATTCGAGGGTTTACCCGCCCTGGTTGCGCAGTTAAAGCTCGATGAGGAGTCGGCAAGGGCGGTGTTAAAACCATAG
- the truB gene encoding tRNA pseudouridine(55) synthase TruB, translating into MEQQKTDPGQVILIDKPLTWTSFDVANKLKYGCKFKKIGHAGTLDPLATGLLILCTGKMTKQIDQYQAQEKEYTGTLVLGKTTPSVDLETAIDAEFDTTGITAEQIQEAAKQLTGDILQVPPIYSAIRVNGERLYEKARRGETAEGVEGGIKSRQVTVSVFEVNTDRFPEVDFRIVCSKGTYIRSLVRDLGLLLDNGAYMSSLRRTRIGNFRVEDAATIEQFIVAHRAALPDPLPTNE; encoded by the coding sequence TTGGAACAACAAAAAACAGACCCTGGTCAGGTTATCCTGATTGACAAGCCACTTACCTGGACGTCGTTCGACGTGGCCAACAAGCTCAAATACGGCTGTAAGTTCAAGAAAATTGGTCATGCTGGTACGCTTGACCCACTGGCAACGGGCTTGCTTATTCTTTGCACCGGCAAAATGACCAAGCAGATTGACCAGTATCAGGCGCAGGAAAAAGAATATACCGGCACGCTTGTGCTGGGTAAAACCACGCCCTCTGTGGACCTCGAAACTGCCATTGACGCAGAATTTGACACAACAGGCATTACAGCCGAACAGATCCAGGAAGCAGCAAAGCAGCTAACGGGCGATATTTTGCAAGTGCCGCCCATTTACTCCGCCATTCGGGTAAACGGCGAACGGCTCTACGAAAAAGCACGTCGGGGTGAAACCGCCGAAGGCGTTGAGGGTGGTATTAAATCCCGTCAGGTAACGGTATCTGTCTTTGAGGTGAACACCGACCGCTTTCCTGAGGTTGATTTTCGTATCGTGTGTTCAAAAGGGACTTATATTCGCAGTCTGGTACGCGATTTGGGCTTATTGCTCGATAATGGTGCCTACATGAGTAGTCTGCGCAGAACGCGCATCGGCAATTTTCGGGTGGAAGATGCCGCCACCATTGAGCAGTTTATTGTCGCGCATCGTGCTGCGTTGCCTGACCCTCTACCGACAAACGAATGA
- a CDS encoding undecaprenyl-diphosphate phosphatase, translated as MDLIHAIALAIIEGLTEFLPVSSTGHMIIYSSLVGIAGNEFTKLYTVDVQFGCILSVLVMYHRRFMTDTRTGTFVVPGYLKSLPIRFQPLADFYSKILIAFLPAAVIGFLLNDFIDSLLESITTVAVSLLVGGIVLVFIDRIINRQPKDGEVTVPDALRIGFFQCIAMIPGVSRSAATIIGGVFQGLSRTQAAEFSFFLAVPTMAAASGYKLLKTYKLLQPADYQTLLIGNAIAFVVGLLAIRAFVGFLNRYGFKVFGYYRIALGLLLLGLMAAGVKLDVL; from the coding sequence ATGGATCTCATTCACGCTATTGCGCTGGCTATTATTGAAGGATTGACCGAGTTTTTGCCGGTTTCTTCAACAGGCCACATGATCATTTACTCTTCGTTGGTAGGTATTGCCGGAAATGAATTTACCAAGCTTTATACGGTCGATGTGCAGTTTGGCTGCATCCTGTCAGTATTGGTGATGTATCACCGCCGTTTCATGACCGATACCCGCACGGGTACGTTTGTCGTTCCCGGCTACCTCAAATCGCTGCCGATCCGGTTCCAGCCTCTGGCTGATTTTTACAGCAAAATCCTGATTGCTTTTCTGCCTGCCGCTGTAATCGGTTTTCTCCTGAACGACTTTATCGACTCGTTGCTCGAAAGTATCACTACGGTGGCCGTTTCGCTTTTAGTAGGTGGGATTGTGCTCGTCTTTATTGACCGAATCATCAACCGCCAGCCGAAAGATGGGGAAGTAACCGTACCGGATGCGCTACGTATCGGTTTCTTTCAGTGTATCGCCATGATTCCGGGGGTATCCCGATCAGCGGCTACCATTATTGGTGGGGTATTCCAGGGATTGAGCCGCACACAGGCCGCTGAATTTTCATTCTTCCTGGCTGTTCCTACGATGGCAGCTGCTTCCGGGTATAAGCTTCTCAAAACATATAAACTTCTCCAACCCGCTGACTATCAGACGTTGCTTATCGGTAATGCCATTGCCTTCGTCGTTGGCTTGCTGGCTATCCGGGCCTTCGTTGGCTTCCTGAACCGTTACGGCTTCAAGGTGTTTGGCTATTATCGAATTGCCCTCGGTTTGCTTTTGCTGGGCTTAATGGCCGCCGGTGTAAAGCTGGACGTGCTATAA
- a CDS encoding DUF3098 domain-containing protein yields MAKDKLAGVPTLTRNEPAPKPVATVPVQPKPLSTRPSFGEPTRRDTAAALPFGRQNYTLMLIGIGVILAGFFIMSLDKEEFGFGFLGLTLGPIVVMGGFMLEFFAILARPKA; encoded by the coding sequence ATGGCAAAAGATAAATTAGCTGGTGTGCCAACATTAACGCGCAATGAACCAGCGCCCAAACCAGTGGCTACGGTCCCGGTACAGCCTAAACCGCTTTCAACCCGGCCATCCTTTGGCGAGCCAACTCGCCGGGATACCGCAGCGGCATTACCTTTTGGTCGGCAGAACTATACACTCATGCTGATTGGCATTGGTGTAATTCTGGCCGGGTTCTTTATCATGAGCCTCGACAAAGAAGAATTTGGCTTTGGCTTCCTCGGATTAACTCTCGGCCCAATTGTCGTGATGGGGGGCTTCATGCTGGAGTTTTTTGCTATTCTGGCGCGTCCAAAGGCGTAG
- a CDS encoding cell division protein FtsX: MARNKKKVGTYPSGMILFSLTLALFLIGFCGMLAIQSKKLVTYIRENYEVRAFLDKDLSTKKSTALFTTIAEQPYVLKVNGVPQITLVTKDEAAKEFIAETKEDFSKFLGENPLHDSYRIKLNEGYFEEAKLQAVKQNLEETDGIFEVVYQENLVDNINQNITKIYAVMSAFALILLLIIVVLMNNTIRLALHSQRLLIRSMQLVGATNGFITRPFLGRGMWQGFLAGVIAIVLLWAGLQVAIHNLPELGTFQDTEKMIFLMAGIVGLGVLIGFLSTFQAVNRYLGLTLDELY; encoded by the coding sequence ATGGCTCGTAACAAGAAAAAAGTAGGTACGTATCCCAGTGGCATGATTTTATTCAGCCTGACACTGGCCTTGTTTTTAATTGGTTTCTGCGGAATGCTGGCTATCCAGTCAAAGAAACTGGTAACATACATCCGCGAGAATTATGAAGTGCGGGCATTTCTGGATAAAGACCTTAGTACCAAGAAGAGTACTGCTTTGTTTACAACCATTGCCGAACAACCTTATGTGTTGAAAGTCAACGGTGTACCCCAGATAACGCTGGTGACAAAAGACGAAGCGGCCAAGGAGTTCATTGCAGAGACTAAAGAGGATTTCTCGAAGTTCCTGGGCGAAAATCCGTTGCATGATAGCTACCGCATCAAGCTAAACGAGGGTTATTTCGAGGAAGCGAAACTGCAGGCAGTCAAGCAGAATCTGGAAGAAACAGACGGTATATTTGAGGTCGTTTATCAGGAAAATCTGGTGGATAACATCAATCAGAACATTACTAAAATTTACGCTGTGATGTCGGCCTTTGCGTTAATTCTACTGCTGATTATCGTGGTGCTTATGAATAACACCATTCGGCTGGCGCTTCACTCACAACGGTTGCTCATTCGGAGTATGCAGTTGGTGGGTGCCACGAATGGGTTTATAACACGGCCATTTCTGGGGCGTGGTATGTGGCAGGGGTTTCTGGCGGGCGTTATTGCCATTGTGTTACTCTGGGCGGGCTTACAGGTTGCCATTCACAATCTGCCCGAACTGGGGACATTTCAGGATACCGAGAAAATGATATTCCTGATGGCTGGTATTGTTGGCCTGGGGGTGTTGATTGGCTTTCTGAGTACATTTCAGGCAGTTAACCGGTATCTGGGGCTAACATTAGATGAACTTTATTAG
- the truA gene encoding tRNA pseudouridine(38-40) synthase TruA: protein MRYFIELSYRGTAYHGWQTQANGVSVQITLEAALTQRLGKPIYIMGSGRTDAGVHAKQQFAHFDVEEPLNLTEAFIYSINCILPEDIAIHAIFPVQPNDHARFSANSRYYQYHVTRQKNAFQSSLTYHFRPHLDIERMNAACAILLQHTNFQSFSKARANVTHFHCRLDFAYWQHTNADCLTFHIKANRFLWGMVRTIVGTMLEIGQGRMSLEQFEQIILARDRTIAGRAAPANGLYLVDVGYPAEVLAQRQKE, encoded by the coding sequence ATGCGTTATTTTATTGAATTATCGTATCGGGGCACGGCCTATCATGGCTGGCAAACGCAAGCCAATGGCGTTAGTGTGCAAATCACACTCGAAGCAGCCCTGACGCAACGGCTTGGTAAGCCCATTTATATAATGGGAAGTGGCCGGACCGATGCAGGCGTTCATGCGAAGCAGCAATTTGCCCATTTCGATGTAGAGGAGCCGCTTAATTTGACCGAAGCGTTTATTTATTCGATCAACTGTATCCTGCCGGAGGATATCGCTATTCACGCTATTTTCCCGGTTCAGCCAAATGACCATGCCCGCTTTTCGGCTAATTCCCGCTACTATCAATACCACGTTACGCGTCAGAAAAACGCTTTTCAAAGCAGCCTGACCTACCATTTTCGGCCTCATCTGGATATTGAACGCATGAATGCCGCATGCGCGATACTCCTGCAGCATACCAACTTTCAGAGTTTCAGTAAAGCGCGGGCTAACGTAACCCATTTTCACTGCCGTCTCGATTTTGCTTACTGGCAACATACAAATGCCGATTGCCTGACGTTTCATATTAAAGCGAATCGGTTTTTGTGGGGGATGGTCCGCACTATTGTTGGAACCATGCTCGAAATAGGACAGGGGCGCATGAGTCTCGAGCAGTTCGAGCAAATTATTCTGGCGCGTGATCGTACTATAGCGGGGCGAGCCGCACCCGCAAATGGCTTGTATCTGGTTGATGTTGGCTATCCGGCTGAGGTGCTGGCACAAAGGCAAAAGGAATAG
- a CDS encoding DUF6600 domain-containing protein gives MSILKTANILGLLAVLALAPSATQNVMAQPGVSIPVQTFYNELAPYGQWVPNPQYGSVWLPNAGPDFQPYATDGHWVVTEFGNTWVSDYAWGWAPFHYGRWYFDSQYGWAWVPGNDWGPAWVSWRSGGGYYGWAPLGPGYDINVNINIPAPYWTFVPQIYITSPYLYSYRVARPNVINIYQSTTYINNIYRSNNRAYVYGPPRGDIERITRRNVPVYRIDQMDRPGRSVVGNGSVGFYRPNNQSSGYGRNDRNDRYDRNDRYDNSPRPNYNNNNNAPGRGSYGGNNRDNTGNNASNRDYNNGNINTPGRDYNTNIPGRDNTGNSSSTPGRDYNGSPSRGSYNGNFNNSSPSDRSGTINSPAPNPVNTNPTPSNRFEPSRGGFTPDNTQPVGTSRGNAQPGGFQQQQPNRTFERAERPGSIGVPATPSAPSAPAGRSDGGSFQRMPENRGGQSQPQPQNQQQRPTGGGERQRGPR, from the coding sequence ATGTCTATCCTGAAAACAGCGAATATACTTGGTCTACTGGCGGTACTCGCTTTAGCACCATCCGCAACCCAAAACGTTATGGCTCAGCCGGGGGTTAGCATTCCGGTTCAGACATTCTATAATGAGCTGGCTCCCTACGGGCAGTGGGTGCCAAACCCTCAATATGGCTCAGTCTGGTTGCCGAATGCTGGCCCTGATTTCCAGCCTTATGCTACAGATGGCCACTGGGTTGTTACTGAATTTGGTAACACCTGGGTCTCCGATTATGCCTGGGGATGGGCACCGTTTCACTACGGCCGCTGGTACTTCGACAGCCAGTATGGCTGGGCATGGGTACCGGGTAACGACTGGGGACCAGCCTGGGTATCGTGGCGTTCTGGGGGCGGGTATTATGGCTGGGCACCCTTGGGCCCAGGCTATGACATAAACGTAAACATCAATATTCCAGCCCCATACTGGACATTTGTTCCTCAGATTTACATCACCAGCCCATACCTGTACAGCTATCGGGTAGCGCGGCCAAACGTGATAAACATCTATCAGAGCACGACCTATATCAACAACATATATCGGTCTAACAACCGGGCGTATGTATATGGTCCGCCGAGGGGAGATATTGAGCGGATTACCCGACGCAATGTGCCCGTATATCGAATCGACCAAATGGACCGTCCGGGACGTTCGGTAGTGGGCAATGGGTCGGTAGGTTTTTACCGGCCTAACAATCAATCGTCAGGGTATGGCCGTAATGACCGCAACGATAGATATGACCGCAACGACCGTTACGACAACTCACCCCGGCCAAATTATAACAACAATAACAATGCCCCCGGTCGTGGTTCATACGGTGGCAACAATCGGGATAATACGGGCAACAATGCGTCGAACCGGGATTATAATAATGGTAACATCAACACGCCGGGCCGGGACTACAATACCAACATACCCGGTCGGGATAATACGGGCAACAGCAGCAGTACGCCGGGTCGTGACTACAACGGTAGCCCAAGCCGTGGAAGCTACAATGGAAACTTTAACAATTCGTCGCCGTCAGATCGGAGTGGAACTATAAACAGCCCTGCACCGAATCCTGTAAATACCAACCCGACGCCTTCAAACCGGTTTGAGCCCAGCCGTGGTGGTTTCACTCCCGACAATACCCAACCTGTGGGGACATCGAGAGGTAACGCGCAACCGGGAGGCTTCCAACAACAGCAGCCCAACCGGACCTTTGAGCGGGCAGAGCGGCCGGGGTCGATAGGCGTTCCCGCTACGCCAAGTGCTCCATCGGCACCGGCAGGTCGCAGTGATGGGGGAAGTTTCCAGCGGATGCCGGAAAACCGGGGAGGCCAGTCTCAGCCCCAGCCTCAGAACCAGCAGCAACGTCCGACTGGTGGCGGTGAACGTCAGCGAGGACCACGCTAA
- a CDS encoding mechanosensitive ion channel family protein, producing MEQAQTRMERIYDQVLAFATIYGGRILLAIITLIVGLWVIGWIVKLLSSMMTKRHVDRDVQPFLLSLVNGLLRVLLLLSIASTLGVQTTSFIAIVGAAGLAVGLALQGSLANFAGGVLILIFKPFRVGDLISAQGFTGNVEAIRIFDTTLVTLDNKTIILPNGPLSTTAITNISTKGVIRVDQVYGVGSQNDIDATKASIMTVVDACPFALKDRAHDVLIAKLNPNSREYDVRVWTRSENYWDTYYYMLENLARQFSKDGIEAPKPKMFITNEE from the coding sequence ATGGAACAGGCTCAGACTCGAATGGAGCGTATTTATGATCAAGTGTTAGCGTTCGCGACAATTTATGGTGGCCGTATACTACTGGCTATTATAACCTTAATAGTTGGTCTTTGGGTTATTGGCTGGATCGTGAAACTGCTATCGTCTATGATGACAAAGCGGCACGTTGATCGGGATGTACAGCCGTTTTTATTGTCGTTGGTAAATGGGTTGCTGCGCGTGTTGTTACTGTTAAGTATTGCCAGCACACTTGGCGTCCAGACAACCTCGTTCATTGCCATTGTTGGCGCTGCTGGTCTGGCTGTTGGGCTGGCCCTTCAGGGAAGCCTGGCAAACTTTGCCGGTGGGGTTCTGATTTTGATTTTCAAACCCTTTCGGGTAGGTGATCTGATTTCGGCACAGGGCTTTACGGGTAATGTCGAAGCAATCCGAATCTTCGATACCACATTAGTAACCCTCGATAACAAAACAATTATTCTGCCTAACGGCCCGCTGTCGACAACGGCGATTACCAACATCAGCACGAAAGGTGTCATTCGGGTCGATCAGGTGTATGGCGTAGGTAGTCAAAATGATATTGACGCAACCAAAGCCTCCATTATGACCGTAGTTGATGCCTGTCCGTTTGCACTGAAAGACCGTGCTCATGACGTTCTGATTGCCAAACTGAATCCAAACTCGCGGGAGTACGATGTTCGGGTCTGGACAAGGAGCGAGAATTACTGGGATACGTATTATTACATGCTGGAGAACCTTGCCCGGCAGTTTAGTAAAGATGGTATCGAAGCACCCAAACCAAAGATGTTCATTACGAATGAAGAATAG
- the corA gene encoding magnesium/cobalt transporter CorA — MIRIFQQDATSVRKIRDIDSFSNTERTLWVDLQNPTPAEIKSVEEKFDVDFLSQQEQLEIESSSRYIEEDDFLIANSNFLVPDADQRYINVPVSFLLKDDTLFTYRNADLKSFADTVKRIKSRRALFSDGAQILISIFESRIDYDADLIELVSGEIKAINRLLDLDANLDREMLLNINDYQELTMLIRENVVDKQRVITSMIRSDGWFNDAEQQRLRTLIKDINSLIEHTNFIFERLEFLQNTYLGLIDLEQNRVVKIFTVVSLVFLPPTLLASIWGMNFDEMPEVHWKYGYVFALAMMVLSSALTVWIFRRKNWL, encoded by the coding sequence ATGATCCGCATCTTTCAGCAAGACGCAACATCCGTCCGAAAAATCCGTGATATTGACTCCTTTTCCAATACGGAGCGTACCCTTTGGGTCGATCTTCAAAATCCGACGCCCGCCGAAATCAAGAGTGTCGAAGAGAAATTCGATGTCGATTTTTTGAGCCAGCAGGAGCAGCTGGAAATTGAAAGCAGTTCGCGCTACATTGAGGAAGACGATTTTCTGATTGCCAATTCCAATTTTCTGGTGCCCGATGCCGATCAACGATACATCAACGTGCCCGTCAGTTTTTTGCTCAAAGACGACACCCTCTTCACCTACCGGAACGCCGACCTGAAATCCTTTGCTGATACCGTAAAGCGGATTAAGTCGCGTCGGGCGTTGTTTAGCGATGGGGCACAAATCCTGATTTCCATCTTTGAATCGCGGATTGATTACGACGCCGATTTGATCGAGCTGGTTTCCGGTGAGATCAAAGCCATCAATCGCCTGCTTGACCTTGATGCCAACCTCGACCGCGAAATGCTGCTGAATATCAACGACTACCAGGAATTGACCATGTTGATTCGCGAGAATGTGGTTGATAAACAACGGGTTATAACATCCATGATTCGATCTGACGGCTGGTTCAACGATGCAGAGCAGCAACGACTGCGAACACTTATTAAGGATATCAACTCGCTTATTGAGCACACCAACTTCATTTTCGAGCGGTTGGAGTTCCTTCAAAATACATACCTCGGTCTAATTGATCTGGAGCAAAACCGAGTCGTTAAAATCTTTACGGTCGTATCGCTGGTCTTTCTACCACCAACGCTGCTGGCCAGCATCTGGGGCATGAATTTCGACGAGATGCCTGAAGTTCACTGGAAATACGGCTATGTGTTCGCGCTGGCCATGATGGTCTTATCATCTGCCCTCACAGTCTGGATATTCCGGCGTAAAAACTGGCTATAG
- a CDS encoding N-acetylmuramoyl-L-alanine amidase, producing MYHSSFSVFRLGRIVMLCMAVLFVRTCIAQESSIRIIDRPIVFDQQRKDLSLDYLARRHGIQQSEPYIKPRMIILHWTAISTLDSTFNVFNPSVLPGRPDLQAASRLNTAVPFLVDRDGTIYRLLPDTTFARHCIGLNYCAIGIENVGNNDLTDAQLEANVQLMRYLKSQYDIEYLIGHYEYKDFIGTPLWKETDPNYLTKKTDPGKAFMKNVRKRVKDLNLKGSPLQAE from the coding sequence ATGTATCACTCCAGTTTTTCAGTATTTCGCCTGGGGCGAATCGTTATGCTATGTATGGCAGTATTGTTTGTGCGTACGTGCATAGCTCAGGAATCATCCATCCGTATCATTGACAGACCAATCGTGTTCGATCAGCAGCGTAAGGACCTATCGCTCGATTATCTGGCTCGCCGACACGGTATTCAGCAGTCGGAGCCGTATATAAAACCACGGATGATTATTCTGCACTGGACCGCCATCTCTACCCTCGATTCTACGTTCAATGTGTTCAATCCGAGTGTATTACCCGGTCGGCCCGACCTCCAGGCGGCTAGTCGGTTAAATACGGCTGTGCCTTTTCTGGTTGATCGCGACGGCACTATTTACCGGCTTCTGCCCGATACGACTTTTGCCCGCCATTGTATTGGGCTAAACTACTGTGCGATAGGTATTGAAAACGTTGGGAATAACGACCTGACCGACGCGCAACTCGAAGCCAATGTGCAGTTGATGCGCTATCTGAAAAGCCAGTATGACATCGAGTACCTGATTGGCCACTACGAATACAAAGATTTTATAGGAACACCGCTCTGGAAAGAAACCGACCCGAATTACCTGACCAAGAAAACCGATCCGGGGAAAGCCTTCATGAAAAATGTGCGAAAACGGGTGAAAGACCTGAACCTGAAAGGAAGCCCATTGCAGGCGGAGTGA